Proteins from a single region of Theobroma cacao cultivar B97-61/B2 chromosome 10, Criollo_cocoa_genome_V2, whole genome shotgun sequence:
- the LOC18586567 gene encoding probable LRR receptor-like serine/threonine-protein kinase IRK, translating to MGTVPISFLIMLLFLESFKPSFCARNHNMSCIQIEKQALLRFKQDLKDPSNRLAAWTNDGDCCKWDGIVCSDVTGHVIQLHLGSSQDASRAAHERSKLGGKLNPSLLDLKYLTYLDLSNNKFKETQIPTWFWNLSSYLYYLNISRNQFQGHIPDLPTMTNPSVVIDLSSNNFRGLLPRLSSNVTAIDLSNNSMSGSISHFLCYKVNEPMKLEVLNLGNNLLSGEIPDCWKKWPRLVGIKFCDNNFSGKIPSSMGSLTSLQSLHLRKNSLVGEVPSSIKNCRELLTVDFGGNRLSGHIPPWMGGRLSKLIILSLHTNKFNGNIPKELCVLSSLQILDLSHNNFTGNIPSCVNNLSAMVSRNNSDNKIFYRTSKGSFFEDILVVMKGRVVEYSNTLKLVKTVDLSDNNLSGEIPKEMTSLVGLQSLNFSHNLLVGRIPDNIGAMVSLECVDLSTNLLSGKIPPAISHLTFLSYLNLSNNKRITGKIPTSTQLQSLDASSFLGTELFGPPLSENSNAVTFSSSAREKEEGRHDVDWSYLSIELGFSFGLLGVLVPVLFCKSWRFVYFQFLDDILHNLCGIISKYF from the coding sequence ATGGGTACTGTTCCAATTAGTTTCCTGATCATGTTGCTATTTCTAGAATCTTTTAAACCTAGCTTTTGTGCCAGAAACCACAACATGAGTTGCATTCAAATTGAGAAACAGGCTCTTTTGAGGTTTAAGCAAGATCTCAAAGATCCTTCAAACAGATTAGCTGCTTGGACCAATGATGGAGATTGTTGCAAATGGGATGGAATCGTCTGCAGCGATGTAACCGGCCATGTTATTCAGCTCCACCTTGGAAGTTCTCAGGATGCTAGTCGTGCAGCGCATGAAAGGTCTAAGTTGGGGGGTAAGTTGAACCCTTCTCTGCTAGATTTGAAGTATTTAACTTACTTGGACCTAAGCAACAACAAGTTCAAAGAAACTCAAATTCCCACTTGGTTTTGGAACTTGTCTTCCTATCTATACTATCTAAATATCTCTCGAAATCAATTCCAAGGTCACATTCCTGATCTACCCACAATGACTAATCCTTCTGTTGTGATAGACCTCAGTTCAAATAACTTCAGAGGTCTATTACCTCGTCTCTCCTCGAATGTGACTGCTATAGATCTTTCTAACAATTCCATGTCAGGATCTATCTCCCATTTCTTGTGCTACAAAGTGAATGAGCCAATGAAGTTGGAAGTTCTCAATCTTGGGAATAATCTGTTATCAGGAGAAATACCTGACTGTTGGAAGAAGTGGCCAAGGTTGGTGGGGATAAAATTTTGTGACAACAATTTTAGTGGTAAGATTCCCAGTTCCATGGGAAGTTTGACTTCTCTTCAATCATTACACCTACGAAAAAACAGTCTAGTTGGTGAAGTACCCTCCTCTATAAAAAATTGCCGTGAATTGCTTACTGTTGACTTTGGTGGTAATCGGTTGTCTGGACATATACCCCCATGGATGGGAGGAAGGctctcaaaattaattatcctCAGCCTTCACACGAACAAGTTTAATGGCAATATACCTAAAGAACTTTGTGTCCTATCATCTCTTCAAATTCTAGACCTTTCCCATAACAATTTTACAGGTAATATACCAAGCTGTGTCAACAATCTCAGTGCCATGGTCTCAAGAAATAATTCCGATAACAAGATATTTTACAGAACTTCTAAGGGAAGTTTTTTTGAGGATATATTAGTTGTGATGAAAGGAAGGGTGGTGGAGTATAGCAATACGCTTAAACTAGTTAAAACTGTGGACCTTTCGGACAACAATTTATCAGGTGAGATTCCCAAGGAGATGACAAGTCTTGTAGGCCTACAATCATTGAATTTCTCACATAATCTTCTAGTTGGAAGAATTCCTGACAACATTGGTGCCATGGTATCATTAGAATGTGTTGATTTATCAACAAACCTACTTTCTGGCAAAATCCCTCCAGCTATCTCTCACCTAACCTTCTTGAGTTACTTGAACTTGTCCAATAACAAGAGAATTACAGGAAAAATCCCAACAAGTACTCAGTTGCAAAGCTTAGATGCATCCAGCTTTCTTGGAACTGAGCTCTTTGGACCACCACTAAGTGAGAATTCGAATGCTGTGACGTTCAGCAGCAGTGCAAGAGAAAAGGAGGAAGGTCGACATGATGTGGACTGGTCCTATCTAAGCATTGAATTGGGATTTTCGTTTGGATTACTTGGTGTGTTAGTCCCTGTTCTGTTCTGCAAGTCATGGAGATTTgtatattttcaatttctgGATGACATACTACATAACTTATGTGGCATTATTAGTAAATACTTCTAA
- the LOC18586570 gene encoding egg cell-secreted protein 1.3 yields the protein MARKNVFLLLSMFCLLAASATATRELSGYDKGPGHVLAARLEASKGLLKCWSALNDLKSCMPQIVGFLIIKGQHGIGHKCCGDILKINACWPGMFISIGFTYEEDKRLTGYCDAPSAPTAAPFAGSPISSATFI from the coding sequence ATGGCTCGAAAAAAtgtgtttcttcttttgtccATGTTTTGCCTCTTGGCTGCCAGTGCAACTGCAACAAGGGAGCTATCCGGCTACGACAAGGGGCCAGGACATGTCCTTGCAGCAAGGCTTGAGGCTAGTAAAGGCCTTCTTAAGTGCTGGTCTGCACTGAACGACCTGAAATCTTGCATGCCTCAGATTGTTGGCTTCTTAATCATCAAGGGCCAACATGGTATTGGCCATAAATGTTGCGGTGACATTCTAAAAATCAATGCCTGCTGGCCTGGCATGTTCATTTCCATTGGTTTCACATATGAGGAAGACAAAAGGCTTACAGGCTACTGCGATGCACCTTCTGCACCTACTGCTGCTCCTTTTGCTGGCTCTCCAATTAGTTCGGCGACCTTTATATAG